A single window of Methanothermobacter marburgensis str. Marburg DNA harbors:
- a CDS encoding TIGR00297 family protein, whose amino-acid sequence MTDLNIGYVLLCVFIGFLTYQRGALDVWGSLFMVLMGLLIILSAGFNWLILIFIFLILGLLSTKYRHEYKKSIGVFEGTRSAKNVISNGIVPFVMAAFGYYDGFFGGFIGSVATATADTMASEIGVLQTPRLITTLQRVEPGTDGGISIVGTAAGIAGAGIIGLSAFLLGVCPDPFKSMKIAVIAGTVGCFMDSLLGAVLERRKYLNNEHVNLLATVTGAVIGILLA is encoded by the coding sequence ATGACAGACCTTAACATTGGATACGTGCTTCTGTGCGTATTCATTGGATTTTTAACATATCAGAGAGGTGCGCTTGATGTATGGGGATCCCTCTTCATGGTCCTTATGGGTTTGCTCATAATATTATCTGCCGGTTTTAACTGGTTGATCCTCATTTTTATTTTTCTGATCCTTGGCCTTCTTTCAACAAAGTACAGGCATGAATACAAGAAATCCATTGGAGTTTTTGAGGGAACAAGAAGTGCCAAGAATGTTATATCCAACGGAATAGTGCCCTTTGTAATGGCTGCCTTTGGATACTATGATGGATTCTTCGGAGGTTTCATAGGATCCGTTGCAACAGCGACCGCTGATACCATGGCAAGTGAAATCGGTGTTCTGCAGACACCACGCCTCATAACAACACTCCAAAGGGTGGAACCCGGAACAGATGGGGGTATATCCATTGTTGGAACCGCCGCAGGGATAGCAGGGGCCGGTATAATTGGTTTATCAGCGTTTCTGCTTGGTGTCTGTCCCGATCCATTTAAATCAATGAAAATAGCCGTGATTGCAGGTACTGTGGGCTGCTTCATGGACAGCCTCCTGGGGGCCGTCCTTGAGAGAAGGAAGTACCTCAACAATGAGCATGTTAACCTCCTTGCAACGGTAACAGGGGCAGTTATAGGAATTTTATTAGCATAG
- a CDS encoding NifB/NifX family molybdenum-iron cluster-binding protein, with translation MRIAVASSNGEEVDLHFGRASKLLIYDYSDGKMEFVEERTVDIAESDKHQWRKVLDSIMDCDVVIAIQVGLKGKMGIEDAGLKFVADEGPVGEVLERWVRHFEFMNSTI, from the coding sequence ATGAGGATAGCAGTCGCCTCCTCCAACGGGGAGGAGGTGGACCTCCACTTTGGAAGGGCATCAAAACTTTTAATATATGACTACAGCGATGGAAAAATGGAATTCGTAGAGGAAAGAACTGTTGATATCGCTGAAAGTGATAAGCATCAGTGGAGAAAGGTTCTTGATTCCATAATGGACTGTGATGTTGTAATAGCCATCCAGGTGGGCCTGAAAGGGAAGATGGGAATCGAGGATGCCGGTTTGAAATTTGTGGCCGACGAGGGGCCGGTTGGTGAGGTCCTGGAAAGGTGGGTGAGGCACTTCGAATTCATGAACTCCACCATCTGA
- a CDS encoding 6-hydroxymethylpterin diphosphokinase MptE-like protein: protein MEMEVWLEWYGRILDDFGFSRKADEESASYLESFLREHGCPGPESLTVPSLDFIVFGAGPSLRKHVKRFKEVRGNVTIVAADGATTALLEEGLIPHIIVTDLDGRMEDIIEANRRGASLVVHAHGNNLEALRKYLPRLQNLIGTTQSVPYGCIYNFGGFTDGDRAVFLAEALGAETVVLAGMDFGEVVTRYSRPDMGSETGRADPVKRLKLEYAERLIEWIERNGRIQIEKW from the coding sequence ATGGAAATGGAAGTCTGGCTCGAATGGTATGGGCGAATACTTGATGACTTTGGATTCAGCAGGAAGGCCGATGAGGAGTCTGCATCCTACCTGGAATCCTTCCTGAGGGAACATGGCTGTCCGGGCCCCGAAAGCCTCACGGTTCCCTCACTGGACTTCATCGTATTCGGTGCTGGGCCATCACTCAGGAAACACGTTAAAAGATTCAAAGAGGTCAGAGGGAATGTTACCATAGTGGCGGCAGATGGCGCGACAACAGCGCTTCTTGAGGAGGGTTTAATCCCCCATATAATCGTGACGGACCTTGACGGTAGAATGGAGGATATAATTGAGGCCAACAGGAGGGGGGCCTCCCTGGTGGTTCATGCCCACGGCAACAACCTTGAGGCGCTCAGGAAGTATCTTCCACGCCTCCAGAACCTTATAGGGACAACCCAGAGTGTCCCCTATGGATGCATATACAATTTTGGGGGCTTCACGGATGGTGACAGGGCCGTTTTCCTTGCAGAGGCGCTCGGTGCAGAAACCGTGGTACTTGCCGGGATGGATTTCGGTGAGGTTGTAACCAGGTACTCAAGGCCTGATATGGGTTCTGAAACAGGAAGGGCAGATCCAGTTAAGAGGCTCAAACTTGAATATGCTGAGAGACTGATAGAGTGGATTGAAAGGAATGGAAGGATTCAGATAGAGAAATGGTAG
- the mtnP gene encoding S-methyl-5'-thioadenosine phosphorylase → MIGLIGGTGVYEIVEHGRIIGRESLETPYGRTPEISVFRLHDRDVAFMPRHSRGHESPPHMVNYRANIWGLKKLGVRQILATNAVGSLEESIGPGEFVVPDDFLDFTKNRPSTFYDERTVHVDMTEPYCRDLRSALVESSGAVDGGVYVCTEGPRFETAAEIRMFRSLGGTVVGMTGIPEAVLARELEMCYASICLVSNYAASISPSKLTITEVFEVMEERREDLIDTLEGAISRLPQNPACSCQSALSGADVNENMEECP, encoded by the coding sequence ATGATAGGGCTCATCGGAGGCACAGGGGTATACGAGATAGTGGAGCATGGAAGAATAATCGGAAGGGAATCTCTGGAGACACCATACGGCAGAACACCTGAAATATCAGTTTTCAGGCTTCATGACAGGGATGTGGCATTCATGCCAAGGCACTCCAGGGGCCATGAGAGCCCGCCCCACATGGTCAACTACAGGGCAAACATCTGGGGCCTGAAGAAACTGGGTGTCAGACAGATACTGGCAACAAACGCTGTGGGTTCCCTTGAAGAATCCATAGGGCCCGGTGAATTTGTCGTCCCGGACGACTTCCTGGACTTCACAAAAAACAGACCCTCAACATTCTATGATGAGAGGACCGTCCATGTGGATATGACGGAGCCCTACTGCAGGGACCTTCGCTCTGCACTGGTGGAGTCCTCTGGTGCAGTTGATGGGGGTGTATACGTCTGCACCGAGGGGCCGCGGTTTGAAACAGCCGCCGAGATAAGGATGTTCCGGTCACTCGGGGGCACAGTTGTTGGGATGACTGGAATCCCCGAAGCTGTGCTTGCAAGGGAACTCGAGATGTGCTATGCAAGCATATGCCTGGTCTCAAACTACGCTGCATCCATATCCCCCTCAAAGCTCACCATCACAGAGGTCTTTGAGGTTATGGAGGAGAGGAGGGAGGATCTCATCGACACACTTGAGGGGGCAATTTCAAGGCTCCCCCAAAACCCTGCCTGTAGCTGTCAGAGTGCCCTCAGCGGCGCTGATGTTAATGAAAATATGGAGGAATGTCCTTGA
- a CDS encoding 2,3-bisphosphoglycerate-independent phosphoglycerate mutase: MKGVIMIIDGMADRPIESLGGKTPLEAAKTPNMDRLASSGINGIMDPIRPGVRAGSDTSHLSILGYDPYSVYTGRGPFEAAGVGLDVRPGDIAFRCNFATADDDLVITDRRAGRIRSGTSQIAEAINSMTLDGFEDVEIIFRESTGHRAVLVLRGPGLGDNVSDADPKTEGKPPKKVKALDGSPESQKTADILNNLVRESYEILRDHPVNTERIRNGEAPANIILPRGAGAVPDVEKFEDRYGLKAACIAETGLIRGIGHITGMDVIDVEGATGGTDTDLESIKNAIKDALDDEYEFLLINIDGADEAGHDGDLEGKVEFIERVDSILGDLIRDDIYFILTADHSTPVSVMDHTGDPVPITINGPEVRVDDVSVFSERAAAAGGLCRIRGSHVMDILLDLMNRKEKFGA, translated from the coding sequence ATGAAAGGGGTAATAATGATAATAGATGGAATGGCCGACCGCCCCATTGAAAGCCTTGGAGGTAAAACACCTCTTGAGGCCGCAAAAACCCCTAATATGGACAGGCTGGCCAGTTCAGGTATCAATGGTATAATGGATCCCATAAGACCAGGGGTCCGTGCAGGAAGCGACACATCACACCTCTCCATACTGGGATATGACCCCTACAGTGTATACACCGGAAGGGGTCCATTCGAGGCCGCAGGTGTGGGGCTGGATGTGAGGCCAGGGGACATTGCATTCAGATGCAACTTTGCAACCGCAGACGATGACCTTGTGATAACCGACAGAAGGGCAGGGCGAATAAGGTCAGGGACATCCCAGATAGCAGAGGCCATCAACTCAATGACCCTGGATGGATTTGAGGACGTTGAAATAATCTTCAGGGAGTCAACAGGCCACAGGGCCGTCCTGGTCCTCAGGGGCCCCGGGCTGGGTGATAATGTATCAGATGCAGATCCCAAGACTGAAGGAAAACCCCCTAAGAAGGTGAAAGCCCTTGATGGATCCCCTGAATCACAGAAAACCGCCGATATACTTAACAATTTGGTGAGGGAATCCTATGAAATCCTCAGGGACCATCCCGTGAACACCGAAAGAATCAGAAATGGAGAGGCGCCTGCAAATATAATACTGCCAAGGGGTGCGGGTGCTGTTCCTGACGTTGAAAAATTTGAGGACCGCTACGGTCTGAAAGCAGCCTGCATCGCTGAGACAGGCCTCATAAGGGGTATAGGGCACATCACAGGAATGGATGTGATTGATGTTGAAGGGGCCACAGGGGGTACAGACACCGACCTGGAGAGTATAAAGAATGCGATAAAGGATGCCCTTGATGACGAATACGAGTTCCTGCTCATAAACATAGATGGTGCAGACGAGGCTGGTCATGATGGGGACCTTGAGGGTAAGGTTGAGTTCATAGAGAGGGTTGACTCCATCCTCGGTGACCTTATACGCGATGATATCTACTTCATACTCACTGCAGACCATTCAACACCGGTATCTGTCATGGACCACACAGGGGACCCTGTCCCCATCACAATAAACGGGCCAGAGGTCAGGGTTGATGATGTGAGTGTATTCAGTGAGAGGGCCGCGGCTGCTGGTGGCCTCTGCAGGATAAGGGGATCTCATGTCATGGACATACTCCTTGACCTCATGAACAGAAAGGAAAAATTCGGGGCTTAA
- a CDS encoding archease, translating to MKRFEFFDVTADAGYWAYGRTPEEVFENAALAMFEIMTDTSLVKAEESRRVEIKSEDMVSLLYDWIDELLFIHDTEFILFSKFKVKIDEDDDGLRLRGKASGEVIKDHHERRDEVKAVTFHMMDILEENGLMKARVILDL from the coding sequence ATGAAAAGGTTTGAATTCTTTGATGTGACTGCAGATGCAGGATACTGGGCCTATGGCCGTACACCAGAGGAGGTGTTTGAAAACGCCGCCCTTGCAATGTTCGAGATAATGACAGACACATCACTTGTCAAAGCAGAGGAAAGCAGGAGGGTGGAAATAAAATCCGAGGATATGGTTTCGCTACTCTATGACTGGATTGATGAACTCCTCTTTATACATGACACTGAATTTATTTTATTCAGTAAGTTCAAAGTTAAGATAGATGAAGATGATGATGGCTTGCGGCTTAGAGGTAAAGCCTCGGGAGAGGTGATCAAGGACCACCATGAGAGGCGTGATGAGGTTAAAGCCGTGACCTTTCACATGATGGATATCCTTGAAGAGAATGGGTTGATGAAGGCGAGAGTTATTCTGGACCTGTGA
- a CDS encoding ORC1-type DNA replication protein, with the protein MKDIRDILLHDETIFRDMNAFDPDYVPENYRYRESQMEALAVCIRPALRNGRPVNAIILGSCATGKTTAIKKIFEMVESTSENVVCCYINCQLHTTRFGIFSQIYSKIFGHQPPETGVPFSRIYQAIMQHLASENRALVVALDDINHLFYSKNANKVLYDILRAHEVFDGVRTGVFAVLSDIEFRYALDKNVNSIFIPQEIIFPPYTREEIFNILRDRVRVGFYPGVISDELIERITDHTVDTGDLRYGIDLLRVCGNLAEADASPLITEEHLERGVRSAGPVNLMHTVRTLSSQEKEFLISMIEAEDDDITAGRLYELFHERTGASYSSFNRTIEKLEFLRLIDTRLTGKGVRGNSRIVIPRFSRDELKRCLD; encoded by the coding sequence ATGAAGGATATAAGGGATATACTGCTTCATGATGAAACCATCTTCAGGGATATGAATGCCTTTGACCCAGACTATGTCCCTGAAAACTACAGGTACAGGGAATCCCAGATGGAGGCCCTTGCAGTCTGCATAAGGCCTGCTCTGAGGAATGGAAGGCCCGTGAATGCCATCATACTGGGGTCCTGTGCAACAGGTAAGACCACCGCCATCAAGAAGATCTTTGAGATGGTTGAGTCAACATCCGAAAACGTTGTCTGCTGCTATATAAACTGTCAGCTTCACACCACAAGATTCGGTATCTTCTCACAGATCTACAGCAAGATATTCGGTCACCAGCCCCCTGAAACAGGTGTGCCGTTCTCCAGGATCTACCAGGCGATAATGCAGCACCTGGCCAGTGAAAACAGGGCGCTGGTGGTGGCCCTGGATGATATAAACCACCTCTTTTACAGTAAAAACGCCAACAAGGTCCTTTACGATATACTGAGGGCCCATGAGGTGTTTGATGGTGTTAGAACCGGTGTATTTGCGGTTTTATCTGACATTGAATTCAGGTACGCCCTTGATAAAAACGTCAACTCCATATTCATACCCCAGGAGATCATATTCCCACCCTACACCCGCGAGGAGATATTCAATATCCTCAGAGATCGTGTGAGGGTGGGCTTCTATCCAGGCGTGATCTCAGATGAACTCATAGAGAGAATAACCGATCACACCGTGGATACCGGGGACCTGCGCTACGGCATAGACCTCCTGAGGGTATGCGGCAACCTTGCAGAGGCCGATGCATCACCTTTAATAACAGAGGAACACCTTGAAAGGGGTGTGAGGAGCGCCGGGCCGGTTAACCTCATGCACACCGTGAGGACGCTCAGCAGCCAGGAAAAGGAGTTTCTCATTAGTATGATTGAGGCCGAGGATGACGACATAACCGCCGGCAGGCTCTATGAGCTCTTCCATGAGAGGACAGGGGCAAGTTACTCGTCATTCAACAGGACAATTGAGAAGCTTGAATTTCTGAGGCTCATTGACACGAGACTGACAGGTAAGGGTGTTCGTGGTAATTCAAGGATTGTGATCCCCAGATTCAGCAGGGATGAACTTAAGAGGTGCCTTGACTGA
- a CDS encoding flavodoxin family protein, with product MISASPRKESNTMMVLEHCRDAVESRGVECEIVSLRGMNIESCRACLSCAKKHRCKIDDGLNGIIERIRDAEGLIVATPVYFGTARGDLMSALQRIGMVSRVSDGFLSWKVGGPIAVARRGGHTATIQELLMFYFINDMIVPGSTYWNMVFGWAPGEVEDDDEGMETIRRFGENVAELIKRIQSGE from the coding sequence ATGATATCTGCAAGTCCAAGGAAAGAAAGCAACACCATGATGGTCCTTGAGCACTGCAGGGATGCGGTGGAGAGTCGTGGTGTTGAATGTGAGATAGTATCCCTCAGGGGGATGAATATAGAGTCCTGCCGTGCCTGCCTCAGCTGTGCAAAGAAGCACCGCTGCAAGATCGATGATGGCCTCAACGGGATAATCGAGAGGATAAGGGATGCCGAGGGCCTGATAGTTGCAACCCCAGTCTACTTTGGCACAGCCAGGGGTGACCTCATGTCAGCCCTGCAGCGTATCGGAATGGTTTCAAGGGTCTCAGACGGATTCCTGAGCTGGAAGGTTGGGGGCCCCATTGCTGTTGCAAGGCGGGGAGGCCACACAGCAACGATACAGGAACTCCTCATGTTCTACTTCATAAATGACATGATAGTCCCCGGTTCAACCTACTGGAACATGGTATTTGGATGGGCCCCGGGCGAGGTTGAGGATGATGATGAGGGAATGGAAACCATAAGGCGCTTTGGGGAGAACGTGGCTGAACTCATAAAGAGGATTCAAAGCGGGGAGTAA
- a CDS encoding RtcB family protein encodes MDIREDLVKVRESVWEVPTSYKKGMRVPGRIFLKDEALRDLEKGAVDQVANVACLPGIQKFSIGLPDIHFGYGFSIGGVGAFSARTGVISPGGVGFDINCGVRMVRTNLDHEDVRPKIRELINTLFTNVPSGVGSKGKIRLRPGEIDEVLENGAEWAIENGYGWDQDLKFLEENGKMEDASADKVSDKAKKRGIPQLGSLGSGNHFLEVQMIDEIFNEEAAAAYGVSPGKVAVMIHSGSRGCGHQVCSDYLRLMDKAYRRYKINIPDRQLACAPVDSDEAMDYFQAMAAAANYAWANRQMIVHWVRESFESVFGMSAEDMEMEIVYDVAHNIAKREVHTVKGRDTELFVHRKGATRAFGPGRKEIPGEYRKIGQPVIIPGTMGTSSYLLHGTEVAMEETFGSTAHGAGRKMSRAGAKKTYRGEEVQRKLESEGIYVRATSMPVVAEEAPGAYKDVDLVVRTAHETGISMLVARMLPLGVAKG; translated from the coding sequence ATGGATATAAGGGAAGATCTGGTTAAGGTAAGAGAATCCGTCTGGGAAGTTCCAACATCATACAAGAAGGGAATGAGGGTTCCTGGAAGAATATTCCTGAAGGATGAGGCCCTCAGGGACCTTGAGAAGGGGGCTGTTGATCAGGTTGCAAACGTTGCATGTCTCCCCGGGATCCAGAAGTTTTCAATTGGACTTCCAGATATACACTTCGGATACGGGTTCAGCATAGGGGGTGTGGGTGCATTCAGCGCCCGCACAGGAGTCATAAGCCCTGGGGGTGTTGGATTCGACATAAACTGTGGTGTCCGCATGGTCAGGACCAATCTGGACCATGAGGATGTGAGGCCAAAGATAAGGGAACTTATAAACACCCTCTTCACCAATGTACCATCAGGTGTTGGGAGTAAGGGAAAGATAAGGCTCAGGCCCGGTGAAATCGATGAGGTTCTTGAAAACGGGGCTGAATGGGCCATTGAAAATGGATACGGATGGGATCAGGACCTCAAATTCCTGGAGGAGAACGGCAAAATGGAGGATGCCAGTGCAGATAAGGTCAGTGATAAGGCCAAGAAGAGAGGCATACCCCAGCTTGGATCCCTTGGATCAGGTAACCACTTCCTCGAGGTCCAGATGATAGATGAGATATTCAACGAGGAGGCTGCCGCCGCCTACGGTGTGAGCCCCGGCAAGGTCGCCGTTATGATACACTCAGGTTCAAGGGGATGCGGCCACCAGGTATGCTCAGACTACCTGAGGCTTATGGACAAGGCATACAGGAGGTACAAGATAAACATACCTGACAGGCAGCTTGCCTGCGCCCCGGTGGACTCGGATGAGGCCATGGATTACTTCCAGGCCATGGCAGCCGCAGCCAACTATGCCTGGGCCAACCGTCAGATGATAGTCCACTGGGTGAGGGAGTCCTTTGAAAGTGTCTTCGGGATGAGCGCAGAGGACATGGAGATGGAGATCGTCTATGACGTGGCACATAACATAGCAAAGAGGGAGGTTCACACTGTAAAGGGACGTGATACAGAGCTCTTCGTCCACCGTAAGGGAGCCACAAGGGCCTTTGGACCGGGCAGAAAGGAGATTCCCGGTGAATACAGAAAGATCGGTCAGCCGGTCATAATTCCAGGTACCATGGGGACATCATCCTACCTGCTCCACGGAACAGAGGTTGCAATGGAGGAAACCTTCGGTTCGACCGCCCACGGGGCAGGGAGAAAGATGAGCCGTGCAGGTGCAAAGAAAACCTACCGTGGAGAGGAGGTTCAGAGGAAACTTGAAAGTGAGGGCATCTATGTGCGGGCAACATCCATGCCAGTGGTTGCAGAGGAGGCCCCCGGTGCCTACAAGGATGTTGACCTGGTGGTCAGGACAGCCCACGAGACCGGCATATCCATGCTTGTTGCAAGGATGCTCCCACTGGGAGTCGCAAAGGGATAG
- a CDS encoding pyridoxal-phosphate-dependent aminotransferase family protein: MDETLLMIPGPTRVAQRVLKAMSENIVNHRSALFGKILTETTEMMSDVFRTNNKSYLLTGSGTAAMEAAVANIIEPGDRVLNVVGGKFGQRFAQIVEAFGGEPIRIDVEWGSAVNPDEIGYTLEENDDIKAVTVVHNETSTGVANPIKEIGKIMADYDALYIVDTVSSLGGDEVDVDGYGIDICVTGSQKCLAAPPGMAAITLSDDAWRVVESVDNPRTYYLNLKKYRKSGDAEPPETPYTPAVSLIYAMHEALQVIMEEGLSNRIKRHKLAAEATRNAIKALNLELFPDESVSSTTVTAVNLPEGVTDGELRGTMRNKYHVELAGGQDHLKGKIFRIGHMGNITHRELITTFSALEMTLRELGFELEMGEAVAAVADTYLPEDV; the protein is encoded by the coding sequence ATGGATGAAACACTGCTTATGATCCCCGGGCCAACACGGGTGGCCCAGAGAGTCCTTAAGGCAATGTCAGAGAACATTGTTAACCACAGGAGCGCACTGTTTGGTAAAATACTCACTGAAACAACTGAGATGATGTCAGATGTCTTCAGGACAAACAATAAATCTTACCTGCTAACAGGGTCGGGGACGGCTGCCATGGAGGCGGCGGTTGCAAACATCATCGAACCAGGTGACAGGGTCCTGAACGTTGTTGGAGGCAAATTCGGCCAGCGGTTTGCACAGATAGTTGAGGCCTTTGGCGGGGAACCAATCAGGATAGATGTGGAGTGGGGCAGCGCCGTCAACCCCGATGAGATTGGATATACGCTTGAGGAGAATGATGATATAAAGGCAGTTACCGTTGTCCACAATGAGACATCAACCGGTGTTGCAAACCCAATAAAGGAGATAGGTAAGATAATGGCGGATTACGACGCCCTCTACATAGTTGACACGGTCTCGTCTCTTGGTGGGGACGAGGTTGATGTTGACGGCTACGGCATAGACATCTGCGTGACCGGCTCACAGAAGTGCCTTGCAGCCCCGCCTGGCATGGCAGCCATAACACTCAGCGACGACGCCTGGAGGGTTGTTGAATCAGTGGATAACCCCAGGACATACTACCTGAACCTCAAGAAGTACAGGAAGAGCGGGGATGCCGAGCCACCTGAAACCCCCTACACACCCGCAGTCTCACTGATATACGCAATGCATGAGGCACTTCAGGTGATAATGGAGGAGGGACTCAGCAACAGGATAAAGAGGCATAAGCTGGCGGCTGAGGCAACCAGGAATGCCATAAAGGCCCTCAACCTCGAACTCTTCCCTGATGAATCGGTATCATCAACCACAGTAACGGCCGTTAATCTCCCTGAGGGCGTCACCGATGGGGAACTCAGGGGGACAATGAGGAACAAGTACCACGTTGAACTCGCAGGGGGCCAGGACCACCTCAAGGGCAAGATATTCAGGATAGGTCACATGGGTAACATAACCCACAGGGAACTTATAACAACATTCTCAGCCCTGGAGATGACCCTAAGGGAGCTGGGCTTTGAACTTGAAATGGGAGAGGCAGTGGCCGCGGTTGCTGACACCTACCTCCCTGAGGATGTCTGA
- a CDS encoding 30S ribosomal protein S3ae codes for MAKARRRRVRDTWKEKKWYVIKSPKMFGENDIGTTPSRDPDFLLKRRVEATMRELTGDFSKQYVKLKFQINNVAGSEATTKFIGHQVTTDYVRSMIRRGTSRVDAPVIVETKDGYKLKVHPLAITIRRAKSSQQKYMRQSIEEHVKEIASEKTFEEFVEGIVTGKIASEIYHQAKKIYPLKRVEIIKTRVLEEPA; via the coding sequence ATGGCAAAGGCTCGAAGAAGGAGAGTACGTGATACATGGAAAGAGAAGAAATGGTATGTGATAAAGAGTCCTAAAATGTTTGGAGAAAACGATATAGGAACAACACCATCAAGGGACCCTGATTTCCTCCTCAAGAGGAGGGTTGAGGCAACAATGAGGGAACTGACAGGCGACTTTTCAAAGCAGTACGTCAAACTGAAGTTCCAGATAAACAACGTTGCCGGAAGTGAGGCGACCACCAAATTCATAGGTCATCAGGTCACAACAGACTACGTCAGGAGCATGATAAGGAGGGGTACAAGCAGGGTCGATGCCCCGGTTATAGTTGAAACAAAGGATGGTTACAAGCTTAAGGTCCATCCACTGGCCATAACAATCAGGAGGGCCAAGTCCTCACAGCAGAAATACATGAGGCAGAGCATAGAGGAACACGTGAAGGAGATAGCCTCTGAAAAGACCTTCGAGGAATTCGTTGAGGGCATTGTAACAGGAAAGATCGCCTCAGAGATATACCACCAGGCAAAGAAGATATACCCCCTCAAGAGGGTTGAGATAATAAAAACAAGGGTTCTAGAGGAACCAGCCTGA